AGAAGTTAAAAAAGAAGTAGCGAGTTATTTTGAAAGTTTTAAAATTCGAAAGTAATTTTTTAAAGATTTTTTGTAATAATATATTTATGCATCTATTATTGAGGTGAGCATAGTGACCAACTTTCTAATTATGTCCTATAGTACCATTGCTATTCTTGTGGGTTTTATAGTTTTCAGTTATTTACTATGGAGAATAGTTAAGGAAAAAAGATGATAAAAACAAAAGTATCCACCTAATAAAATTTAGGTGGATACAATGAATTTTTTTACTTGATATTTTTCATTGCTTCCTCAGCAAAATTGGTGACAACAATCTCATCATAGTTTACCTTTGTATTTAATTCTTCAGCTTCCATCATAACATCTTGAAGTCGGTTTAACCCTTCTTCAGTCAGGACTGGGTTAGGTGCCCATGCCCCAATGGAACGATATCTTTCTACTACATTAACCAGAATGTCTAAGTCTGCGTCAACGAAATGGGGTTGTAAAGATTTTGCTACTTCTTCAGCGCTATGATTCTCCACCCATAACATTCCCCTATAAACAGCATTTGTAAATTTTTGGATAATTTCAGGATTTTCTTCTAAATAGCTTTTTTTAGCACAGTAAGCAGTATAAGGGATATAACCACTTTCCGCTCCCACAGAGGCTACAACAAAGCCTTTTCCTTCTTTTTCAATGAGAGATGCAGTAGGTTCAAATAGTGTTGTATAGTCTCCTTCACCACCGGCAAAGGCTCCTGCCATAACACCAAACTGAATATCAGTTCGTACATTTAAATCCACACCTGGCACAAGACCATTGCCCTTAAGTACGTATTCAAGTGTCATATTAGGCATCCCGCCTTTACGACCGCCTAGAAGTTCTTTTCCACGTAGTTCCTCAAAAGTGAAATTTGGATTAGGCTCCCGTGCAACAATAAAGGAACCATCTCTTTGGGTTAATTGAGCAAAATTGACGGCATAATCATCTTTGCCTTGGTTGAATACATAAATAGAAGCCTCCGGACCCATAAAGCCAATTTGTACTTGGTCACTTAGCAGGGATGCCATAACCTTATCAGCACCTTTACCGTCAATCAATTCCACTTCTAGTCCTTCCTCTTCAAAGAAGCCTTCTGTAATGGCGATATATTGGGGAGCATAAAATACAGAATGGGTTACCTCCATGACAGAAATCTTTGTTAATTCTGGTGACTTTGTACTGCTACAACCTGATAGACTCACAGCAGTTATCATAAGAATAATAAGAAATACACTGGTGATTTTTAAATATTTCACTTAAAATCCCTCCATTTATATTTAAAACTACTATCTATACCCAGTATATTCTGTAGGCGTAAAAGTGTGTTACTGTTAACAAAATAAGTATAGGATACCAAAAGTTCACATAAAATTTAGATATAGGGATAATGGAGGGATGAGTATGTCTTTAAATATCAAAATTTGTACTAGTAAAAACAGATATGGATACGTTCGGGGAGAAATTGATCATTTTTATTGGTATGCTCTAGTACATCGTGATGAAGTAGATTTTGGTATTAACCCTGGCAACTTGACAGCAGGTAATGGTAGAGTGTCCAGGTTATGTGTTTATAAAGATATTCCAATGTATAACTATACCAAACGACTCATTTATGCAAATTATAAAAGGGAATGGGAAGTGTTTAATAGCAGTTATGAAGAAATGATAAGAATTTTGGTAGAATATTTGGACAGGAGATATTCTATTAGACTAGTGAAGTAAGTGGAAGAAAGTTTTCGGCGATAAAATCTAGAACAGAGGGCATACATAATGATTGATAATAAAAAAGTCCCTTGACAAATCTGATGAATTGGTTATAATAAAACTGAATTTCTAAATAATTTGTTAGATATTGTTAAATTAAATAGAGAAAATGCTGTGACAAAGAGGAGTAAATAGTTAACTCTAAAGAGAGAAAAACCCTTAGGCTGCAAGGTTTTTTAGAGCGATAATTATTGAAGGTAGCTTTGGAGCTTCTGCATCGAAATCATAGTAGGTGCAGACGGTTGAATACCGTTATACGAAAGAGAGCGTCTATTTTCCTATGGTAAAATAGAAATTAAGGTGGTACCGCGAAAGAAAACCTTCGTCCTTATTTTCAGGATGAAGGCTTTTTTATTTGCTCCACATTGGAGGAATGAGGATGTTTCAGCTGGGTTTGTTTTTATTATTAATAGGAACTGTTTTGGTGTATGCTACAGGTATGATTTGTAAAGTTTTAAAAATTACTACGATAAAAGGCATTTTGTTTGTAAAGGTTGGTGGACTGGTTCTTGCTGCGCTAGGAGCAATTTTATTGTTTTTAGACGAAATTCCTGATAAGCTACAATTTTTACAGATCATCAGATTCTAAGGAGGAAATACAAATGATAAACAATTTACCTAAAAACTACGATCCCAAGGAATTCGAGGATCGCATTTATCAGTATTGGATGGAAAAAGACTATTTTAAAGCACAGGCAAATCCTGAAAAAGATCCCTATTGCATTGTACTGCCGCCACCAAATATTACAGGACAACTGCATTTAGGGCATGCACTAGACCATACCCTTCAAGATGTATTGATTCGATTTAAAAGAATGCAGGGTTTTGAAACCCTATGGCAGCCAGGTACGGATCACGCCAGTATTGCAACAGAAGTAAAGGTAGTAGAAAAAATTAAAGCAGAAGAAGGTTTAACAAAGCAAGAGCTGGGCAGAGAAGAATTTCTTAAAAGAGCATGGCAGTGGAGAGATGAATATGGCAGAGTAATTGTAGAACAAATGAAAAGATTAGGTAACTCTTGTGATTGGTCTAGAGAAAGATTTACTATGGATCAAGGCTGCAGCGATGCTGTCACAGAGGTCTTTATTCAATTATACGAAAAAGGTTTGATTTATCGTGGCAATAGGATTATTAACTGGTGCCCGGAATGTAAAACCTCTCTTTCAGATGCAGAAGTTGAACATGAGGACAAGGAAGGACATTTTTGGCATATCAAGTATCCTATCAAAGATAGCGATGAATTTTTAGAAATTGCCACCACAAGACCAGAAACAATGCTAGGAGATACTGCTATAGCTGTAAATCCAGAAGACGACCGTTATAAGCATTTAATCGGAAAAACTGCCATACTACCATTGGTGAATAGGGAGCTACCTATTATAGCAGATGATTATGTAGATCCTGAATTTGGAACTGGCGCTGTAAAAATCACCCCTGCACATGACCCTAATGATTTTGAGATTGGGTTAAGACATGATCTTCCTCAAATTGTTGTGATGAAGGAAGATGCTACCATCAACGCTAAGGGTGGTAAATACGAGGGAATGGGCAGATATGAAGCAAGAAAGCAGATTGTAAAGGACTTAGAAGATTTAGGTTTGCTTGTCCATGTCAAAGAGAGAAGCCATAGTGTTGGGCAATGCTATCGTTGTGATACTGTGGTGGAGCCCATGACTTCAGACCAATGGTTTGTAAAGATGGGACCTTTAGCAGCACCCGCTATTGAAGCAGTAAAGAATAGCAAAATTAAGTTTATTCCGCAACGTTTTGATAAAATCTATCTCCACTGGTTAGAAAATATTAAAGATTGGTGTATTTCAAGACAATTGTGGTGGGGACATCGTATACCTGCTTATTATTGTGAAGATTGTGGAGAAATGATGGTATCAAAAGAAGTACCAACAAGCTGTAAAAAATGTGAGGGTAGCAGCATAAAACAGGATGAAGATGTACTAGATACATGGTTTAGTTCAGCCCTATGGCCTTTTTCTACCTTGGGATGGCCGGAAAAAACAAAAGAGCTGGAATACTTCTATCCAACAGACGTATTAGTAACTGGCTACGATATTATTTTCTTCTGGGTTGTGCGTATGGCCTTCTCAGGCATTGAATTTATGAAGGAAGTGCCTTTTAAGCATGTATTTGTGCATGGTTTGGTAAGAGATGCTCAGGGAAGAAAAATGAGCAAATCATTGGGAAATGGCGTAGACCCACTGGAGATTATAGATCAGTATGGAGCAGATGCCCTTAGATATACCTTGGTTACCGGTAATTCCCCAGGAAATGACATTCGTTTTCATATGGAAAGATTAGAGGCCAGTAGAAACTTTGCTAATAAACTATGGAATGCTACAAGATTTGTATTGATGAACTTAGATGAAGA
The sequence above is drawn from the Clostridium formicaceticum genome and encodes:
- a CDS encoding valine--tRNA ligase produces the protein MINNLPKNYDPKEFEDRIYQYWMEKDYFKAQANPEKDPYCIVLPPPNITGQLHLGHALDHTLQDVLIRFKRMQGFETLWQPGTDHASIATEVKVVEKIKAEEGLTKQELGREEFLKRAWQWRDEYGRVIVEQMKRLGNSCDWSRERFTMDQGCSDAVTEVFIQLYEKGLIYRGNRIINWCPECKTSLSDAEVEHEDKEGHFWHIKYPIKDSDEFLEIATTRPETMLGDTAIAVNPEDDRYKHLIGKTAILPLVNRELPIIADDYVDPEFGTGAVKITPAHDPNDFEIGLRHDLPQIVVMKEDATINAKGGKYEGMGRYEARKQIVKDLEDLGLLVHVKERSHSVGQCYRCDTVVEPMTSDQWFVKMGPLAAPAIEAVKNSKIKFIPQRFDKIYLHWLENIKDWCISRQLWWGHRIPAYYCEDCGEMMVSKEVPTSCKKCEGSSIKQDEDVLDTWFSSALWPFSTLGWPEKTKELEYFYPTDVLVTGYDIIFFWVVRMAFSGIEFMKEVPFKHVFVHGLVRDAQGRKMSKSLGNGVDPLEIIDQYGADALRYTLVTGNSPGNDIRFHMERLEASRNFANKLWNATRFVLMNLDEEEISLQQVEDHLNIADQWIMSRLNEVTREVTENMEKFELGLALQKTYDFIWSEYCDWYIELAKNRLYGDEANKKKAAQYTLTYVLESILKLLHPFMPFITEEIWQSIPNFKDSVIVAPWPKYKEEAKNYQAEEKMNLIMEAIKNIRNLRAEMNVVPSRKAKLMVWTSKEEVKTVIQEGEQYFVALAGISEIQFVSNKEEVPSDAVSTVVQGGELFLPLEDLIDVAKEIERLQKEKTKLEGEIKRVKGKLSNEGFTKKAPAHLIEEERQKGAKYEEMLHTVLERIETLSKKK